In one window of Blastopirellula marina DNA:
- the rplS gene encoding 50S ribosomal protein L19: MSQELMKKVEQTYLKPEVDFFEIGDTVEVHTKILEGQKERIQKFIGTVIAKSGSGTREMFVVRRIVAGEGVEKKFPVHSPQIAKIEVTRRSVVRRAKLYYLRDRVGKATRLRERRV; this comes from the coding sequence ATGAGCCAAGAACTAATGAAAAAGGTCGAACAGACCTATCTGAAACCTGAAGTCGACTTCTTCGAAATCGGCGACACCGTCGAGGTCCACACCAAGATTCTCGAAGGTCAAAAAGAACGTATCCAGAAATTCATCGGTACCGTGATCGCCAAGAGCGGCAGCGGCACTCGTGAAATGTTCGTCGTCCGCCGCATCGTCGCCGGCGAAGGCGTCGAAAAGAAGTTCCCAGTCCACAGCCCTCAAATCGCGAAGATCGAAGTGACTCGTCGAAGTGTCGTTCGCCGCGCCAAACTGTACTACCTCCGCGATCGCGTTGGTAAGGCAACCCGCCTGCGAGAACGTCGCGTTTAG